The Clostridium beijerinckii genomic sequence ATACCCCTTTTTTTTCTAAAATTCTATAAAATTACCCATTTTTACAGTTTATTTGATATTATAAAATGTAGATAGTATCTTGTATTAAGAGCAAGGTGAATTTAAAATGAAGAGATAAAACAATGAAAGATGATACAAATATAATTTTTAATATTATAAAGTTACTGTTTTGCATATACTATGTTTAACTTAGAAGCAATATATAAAATAAGCTGATAAAATTGGAGGAAACAATGAATACAAAAGAGAATTTTTTAAGCAATGTGAAAAGCGGTGAAAGCGTAAAAATATCACTAATGGTCATGAAAATATTATTTAGAGATCCTGCAAAAATAGTCTGCATATTGGCTGATAAAAGTGGAGAAACGAAGGCAAATTTACCCAACAAGAAAGATGATATTACAGACGGAATAGTTTTAGAAGTTGAGGGAATTAAAGATGGAATTCTAGATGCGAAAAAATATGAAATTATTACAAGCTATAGCATTTCAGATTATCTTCCAACAGTAAATAGGCCTGTTGATGATATTATGCAGGAAATAGAGCTTTATACAAGTACGTATATAATTTCAAAAGAGGCTAAAGCCTTGAACGATTATTTCTTTAAAGACGAAGAGTTTCTAGACAAATTTAAAAGAGGTATAGGCGGAGTATCGATGCATCATAATTACATAGGAGGACTTGCAGAACATACATTAAATGTTATGCATTTAACTTTAATGCTTTGCGAAAGATATGGTTGCAGAAGAACAGAAATTGCCATACTTGCTGCAAAACTGCATGACATAGGGAAGATTTATGAGTTATCTTATGATGGACCGTTTAAATATACTCTTAGAGGTGAAATGGAAGGGCATATCGTTATTGGTGTTGAAATGATAGATAAGGCAATCATGAAAAATTCTTCATATTATAGTGAAGATTTTATCATGAGAATAAAAGGCTGTGTAGTTCAACATCATGGAAAACTTGAATATGGTTCACCTAGAGAAATGAGAATGGAAGAATCTTTTATAATAAATTATGCAGATTCAATAGATGCAACAATGAATAAAATTTCTCAAATAAAAGATAGAATAGAGCCAGGAAACTGGTCAGAATATGACAGAAGAATTGAAACTAAATTATATTTATAGTTTAAGAAAAGGGACGCGATTATTATATGAATATTTTATTTATGAAAGTCACATTAAGAGCATCGTGGGTTCACTCATTAAAAGAGAAAAGAATGATTGTAAAAAGCGTAACACAAAAATTAAAAAATAAGTTTAACATATCTGTATCTGAGGTTTATGAACAAGATGTTCATAAAACAATAGTTATAGGTATTGTAGGAATATGTTCTAATTCAGCTCAATCTGATTCTACTATGGAGAACCTTATAACCTTTATAGAAAATAATACAGATGCAGAAATAATAGATATACAAAGAGAAGATATTAGAGTGTAAAGATAGAGATACATAAATATAAGTGTTTGAGGGATGTGTCATAGAGCAATAATTTTAAATTCTATCCTGAATTATTCATAAAATTATATGAAACATGCTTTGCATGGCTCGTTAAGCTGTTCTTAACAAATTCAAAACTTCACTTATTAAGTGAAAAAATATAGAAAAATAGACTCAAATTTGTTATGGTTAATTTGCGAAAAAAAACAATTAACAAAGGAGAGTCTATATGGGTAGTTTATTAGAAAAATCTTTGAATTTCAAGAGAAATGTAAAAATTAATTTTGATGGTGGAAATTTAACATCAGATTCTGGTCTTATTTTATATAGTGAATTTGATGAAAGAATAGGTTTTTCAAGAACTGTAAAAGATGTTTTTTATGTTAATGATGGAATTAATCATAGAGAACATACAAACGAAGAGATATTACTACAAAAAGTTTATCAAAGAATAGCTGGCTATACAACCGACGATAATTCAGATGAATTAAGATATGATCCAGCGCTTACTACAATTTTAGATAAAAATGCACTAGCTTCACAGCCTACAATTTCACGTTTTAATAACAATCTCGATAAAGAAAACTTAAGACAATTTAATAAAATAAATGAGTTGGTTTTGGATAAAGTATACTCAATTGATATGCCAAATCAAATAATTTTGGATATTGATTCTACTAATTTTGAAACTTATGGTAATCAATATGGTTCAGCATACAATTCACATTATTCAGCAAATGGATATCATCCACTATTAGTTTTTGATGGACTAACAGGTGATTTATTAAAGGCAGAGTTGCGTTCTGGAAATGTTTATACATCAAGAAAAACAGTGGCTTTTATTGGTCCATTATTAAAAAGGTATTCAAATAAATATATTTGTACAGACCTATACATTCGTGGCGATAGCGGTTTTGCTATACCTGGACTTTATGAAATTGCAGAAGAACATGATGCTAAATATGCAATAAGATTAAAAGCAAATGCAACATTGTATAAGTATTCTGAAGAATTTACTACAAGAATGGAGATATTATGCAAAAGAAATATCTATGACCATTATACTATATATGGTGAATTTGTATATAAAGCAAAGAAATGGACTAAAGAACGTAGAGTTGTTGTGAAATTAGAAAAGAAAGAAGGTCAAATGTGTATAGATTATACTTTTGTTGTGACTAACATGACCAGCCATCCAGAAGCTGTAATAAAATTTTATTGTAATAGAGGAACAATGGAGAATTTTATTAAAGAAGGCAAAAACGGCTTCGCTTTCGATAAAATGAGTAGTTCATCTTTTATCGCAAATGCTAATAAGCTTCAAGAGATGGTTTTAGCATACAATTTAAACAATTGGATTAGAAGATTATGTTTTACAAATTCAATGAAATCTCTAAGAATAGAAACAATACGAATGAAAATAATTAAAGTAGCTGGTAAACTTGTAAAGAGTAGTAGATACTTAAAATTCAAACTCTGTAGTTCATGTGCTTATCAAAATGAGTTTTGGCATATTTTAAAAAATATCAATTCACTGCCGTTATTAAATTGATTCAGATTACAATTTAATATGTAAGATATGGTTAAAACCTAAAGTCCGTAGCGAAGCTGTACGTATATTTAGAAAAATAATTAAAAATTAAGAAAAGAAATAGCTAATAGCATGAAAAACTAACTTTCTTATGTTATTAACTATATCTATGAATAATTCAGGTCTATATATAAAAATACAAATTTAAATCCGATACTTTTTAATAAATCGTGTAATTAGTTCCAAAAAATACCAAGTCAGTATGATAAAATTTTCATACTGACTTGATTATTTAATTAATATATTTTATTAAACTTGTTCTGCAATATAGTAAAGCAATTGCTCAGTAGCAGCCCAACCTAAGCAAGGATCAGTAATTGATTTGCCATAAATGTGTTCATCAATTTTTTGAGATCCTTCTTCTATGTAACTTTCAATCATAACACCTTTAACTAATTTTTTTAAATCATTGTTATATCCTCTGCTGTAGAGTATTTCTTTAACTATGCGGGGTTGTTCAGCAAATTTCTTCATAGAGTTAGCATGATTTGCATCGACAATTACTGATGGATATGGAAAGTTGCATTCTCCATATAGTTCAGAAACTCTCATTAAATCTTCGTAGTGATAATTAGGAATATTATTACCATGCTTATTAACTGAACCACGCATAATTGCATGAGCATAAGGATTACCAGTAGTATTTACTTCATTATGCCTATATAAAAAGTTATGTTTTGCATGAGCTGCTTGAATTGAGTTAAACATTACTGATAAGTCTCCGCTTGTTGGATTTTTCATACCAACAGGGACATCAATTCCACTGGCTGTAAGTCTATGCTGTTGATTTTCAACACTTCTTGCTCCAATAGCCACGTAAGTAAGTAAATCATCGCAGTACATATAATTCGAAGGATAAAGCATTTCATCTGCTGGAGTTAACCCAGATTCTTCTATAGCACGAATAAACATCTTTCTGATTGAAATCAATCCTTCAAGAATATTAGGTGATTTTTCAGGATCTGGTTGATGAAACATTCCTTTATATCCTTCACCAGTAGTTCTAGGCTTATTTGTATAAATTCTAGGAACAATAAAAAGCTTATCTTTAACTTTTTCATTTACTTTTGCAAGTCTGTTAACATAATCGCAAACAGAATTTTCATCATCTGCCGAGCAAGGTCCTATTATAACTACAAACTTATCACTATTGCCTGAAAATATTTTCTTGATTTCTTCATCTCTTTCTGCTTTAATCCTTTTTAGATTGTCAGCTAGAGGAGTAATTTCTTTTATTTCCTCTGGAGATGGTATTTTTCTTACATTTACAAAACTCATTGTAAAGCCCCCTTGTATAAAATTATATATATCTAAAAATGAATGAAAGAAATATGTTGTATACTATAAATGATATAACGTTATATTATTTTAAAAGAAGTATACATCATTTGAAAAAAATTCAAATTTAGTATATCTATATTACTATATAATTGCTGAAAAATCTAGTAACGTTTAGAATTTATCAAAAATATTTTAAGTTTTTTATAAATATGTTAAGAAAATTTACAAAATAGTAATCAAAGTAGATTCTGTCTTTGTTCGATTTACGAACAGAGACAGAAAAGATAAATGGAACATTTTTATTATTTACAATTTAAGTGCTTTTTAGGAATTTATTTCAAGGAAACTGCATATATTTTATAGGTAAAAATATTTGAGAGGTATTTATGTCTATTTATTTTGATTTAAAAACTATTAATGAACTTACAGGAAGCAATTCTTTTAGGCAACCTAAAGAACTTACATTAGATGATTTATCACAATATGATGGAAGAGGAGGAAAACCTGCGTATGTAGCTATAGAAGGTGTCGTTTATGATGTAAGCAATGAATCAAATTGGAGCGGAGGGACACACCATGGTCTTAATGCAGGTCAGGATTTAACAGACCAATTTAATTCTTGTCATGGAATGATGCAAATTCTTAATAATGCACCTAAAGTTGGTATATTAGTAGATGATAATAACATGCGTGACATGAATTTTGATATCAATGAAAATATGAAGAGGCAAGTTAAGCAAAATACATCGAATTTTAGACCAGATGATTGGATTAGATATATTGAGCCAATAGTGAGTTATTCTTTGAATGATACTAGTCAGGGAGCTGGATTACAAGGTGTTGGTGCACGACGCTCATATCAAAAAGCTATTTTACTAGGAGTGCTTGTTGGCTTAGGTAAAACTCCTCAGGAAGCAATTACACAAGTTCAACAGTGGCAGAATACAGGAGCAACCACTTTATTAGGAGGACCAAGTACCGGAGGAACAACAAGTGGTGGCATGGGAACCGGAGGAACAACAGGCGGTGGCATGGGAACCGGAGGAACAACAGGCGGTGGCATGGGAACCGGAGGAACAACAGGCGGTGGCACAGGAACTGGAGGGTCAACAGGCGGTGGCATGGGAACTGGAGGAACAACAAGTGGTGGCATGGGAACCGGAGGAACAACAAGCGGCGGCATGGGCGCTGGAGGAACAACAGGTGGTGGCATGGGAATCGGAGGCACCACTAGAGACGAATCAATAGTAAGAAATAGACTTTTTTTTGATTAGATTAGATATTAAAAGCATAAAGGATGTGATATTATTCATATCCTTTTTGAGCAGAAAGATAAGTTTGCCTAATATATTAATTTACAATATAGATTTTACTTATCAATAAGATTATTTATTAAATACAAAATGAAAAGAAGCATTGATTAAATATTAATAGTTTGGAATTAAGTTACATTACATTAAGATATAAAATAGGAATATGTTTAACTTATGATAATGTTCTAAATTATGAAAGATTAGAAATAGAAGTTATCATACTAATATACACGGAATGTTAAAATTAGAGGTCTGAATCATACTAACATTCTTTCGATTTTGTTTATTAATTCTAAAGGTAAATCACCTCTTAAAGATCTTTCTAGTAAATTAGGATTTTTTATGTCATTTGTTAATAGATATTTTTCTATTAGCGCTGCTTTTTCTTTTGTGTTAGGATTTAATTGATAAAGTACATACCAATCTTCTAAGGACATTAATGGGATATCAATTTTATTAATGTCCGTTAATTCTGAGATTGAATCAGAATGAAAAATATATTTGAATGTACCATTGCTGTGATTAATCTTTAATCCAGCTATAATATTAACCTCAGAGCCTTCTATAATAGATTTATGAAAATATTTTGGTGAATATAATTTACTTTCTTTGTTTGCTATTTCATTGCTCATATCTTTAAACATTTCATCAATTTTTCTAATATCGTTTACATTAACGAAAATAGATATATCATTTAGGTTATTTAAAAGACCAAAGTGACTTAGTAAGACTGATCCCCCAGCGCCCCAAACGATATTTAAATCATTAAACTTATTTCCTATATAACTCAAAGCTTTAAGCATTTTTTTCACCTCTTGAATTTATATTAATATAGATTATTGATGTTAATAATATTATTAATATTTAAAAAAATTTTATTCATTAGAGCGCAAAATATAAATAATGACCTATTTAGGGGAATAAGTCATTATTTACACCTTTGTTAGCATTTATATAATTATTAATTATGGGGAGAAATAATAATAATTAAATTACTATCTCAAATATAATATATATCATTATTGTGTCAATAGTATGTCAAATATGAAATAATGTCCAATTTAGAGGCCTGCTAAGCATTAACTTGAAAGACTTTAAATATATGGTATAGTAGTTTATAGAATATATAAAATTAGTGAGAGTGAGATAAATTATGGAGTGGATTGATGCAGTAAAGGAATACAATCCTTGTAACGAGCAGGAAATGAAGGATAGGGAAATTATATTAAAGTATTCTAGAATATTTGATGATATTTTAACTAGAGATAATGAAATTATACATATGACAAGTTCGGCATTTGTGATTAATAAATCTAGAAGCAAGGTTTTAATGGTTTATCACAATATATATAATTCATGGGCATGGACTGGTGGCCACGCTGATGGAGAAAAAGATTTGTTGTTTGTTGCAATTAAAGAAGCAGGAGAGGAGACTGGGGTAAAAAAACTAATACCCGTTAATAATGAAATAGCTTCAATAGACATTTTACCTGTTTTTGGGCATATAAAAAAAGGAAAATTTGTTTCTCCACATTTACATGCTTCTCTAGCATATATTATTGAAGCTGATGAAACTGAGGAACTTATTGTTAAGCCAGATGAAAACAGTGCTGTTAAATGGATACCTATTGATGAAATAAATATATTTTCTAATGAACTACACATGAAGAAAGTATATGATAAAATAGTTTCTAAGATAAAGAATTTATAGTTATTGAGATATGGATGGAAATGCCCTCAGCGCATAAAATTGATAAGATATAATACCGATAGATATTTACATAATATTTTATTGTAATGAAAAAATAGAATTATGAATGGGAATCTGATTATAAACTATAAACTTAATTACAGTAAGTTTGATTATGTAAGGAGAAATAGATATGAGATATGTAATAGTTTCTGTAGTACACGGTGAAGCAGGAGATTTTAATAATAATTTAAGAAAAGAGCTTTTTAGAAAATTTAAAGCAAAATCATCTAAACTTCCTGCACATTTTACAATTAAGGCACCTTTTGAATATGATGATGTAATTACAGATTTAAATAATGTTCTCGATGAATTTATCAAAGTGGAAAAAGCAGAGCCATTTACAATTGATAGATATGATCATTTTGATGATAGGGTAATTTTTATGAAGGTAAATATGTCTAAGGAGGCAAAAGAAGTTCATGATAGACTAATAGATAAAATGAGTGAGATACCTTATGTTACATTTGATAGAAAAGATGAAAAAAATAAAACTTTTCATGTGACCTTGGCATCAAAGAATTTAAAATCTATTTATGATAAAGTTTGGGATTACATTCATGGATATAATTGTGAGTTTAAGTGTAGCTTCGATAATATAACTATTTATAAATGGGAAGAAGGAACTTGGAAATTATATAAGGAATTTAGATTAAGTTAATTTAACCTAAATTGAGGGATATAGAAATAAAAAACTATTTTGTTGTTTAAATATTTAAAAGGATAGATAGACAACAAAATAGTTTTTTATTTTTTAAAACAATATTTATACGGTCATATTTTTCTTTGAGCGCATGTTTAAAACTAAAAGTCTTGAAGATATTAATGCAGTAATAGGGATGATAAGAATAATACCTATGCCACAGCTTAAAACTTGAAATACTTCAGAACAAAAAACTTTTTCGTTTATAATAGTAGAGATAGGGTAATTGAGTTCATTAAAATATATTATTAATGTCATAAATCCGCTTATGTATGCAAAGAGAAGAGTATT encodes the following:
- a CDS encoding 3'-5' exoribonuclease YhaM family protein, producing MNTKENFLSNVKSGESVKISLMVMKILFRDPAKIVCILADKSGETKANLPNKKDDITDGIVLEVEGIKDGILDAKKYEIITSYSISDYLPTVNRPVDDIMQEIELYTSTYIISKEAKALNDYFFKDEEFLDKFKRGIGGVSMHHNYIGGLAEHTLNVMHLTLMLCERYGCRRTEIAILAAKLHDIGKIYELSYDGPFKYTLRGEMEGHIVIGVEMIDKAIMKNSSYYSEDFIMRIKGCVVQHHGKLEYGSPREMRMEESFIINYADSIDATMNKISQIKDRIEPGNWSEYDRRIETKLYL
- a CDS encoding DUF503 domain-containing protein — encoded protein: MNILFMKVTLRASWVHSLKEKRMIVKSVTQKLKNKFNISVSEVYEQDVHKTIVIGIVGICSNSAQSDSTMENLITFIENNTDAEIIDIQREDIRV
- a CDS encoding IS1380 family transposase encodes the protein MGSLLEKSLNFKRNVKINFDGGNLTSDSGLILYSEFDERIGFSRTVKDVFYVNDGINHREHTNEEILLQKVYQRIAGYTTDDNSDELRYDPALTTILDKNALASQPTISRFNNNLDKENLRQFNKINELVLDKVYSIDMPNQIILDIDSTNFETYGNQYGSAYNSHYSANGYHPLLVFDGLTGDLLKAELRSGNVYTSRKTVAFIGPLLKRYSNKYICTDLYIRGDSGFAIPGLYEIAEEHDAKYAIRLKANATLYKYSEEFTTRMEILCKRNIYDHYTIYGEFVYKAKKWTKERRVVVKLEKKEGQMCIDYTFVVTNMTSHPEAVIKFYCNRGTMENFIKEGKNGFAFDKMSSSSFIANANKLQEMVLAYNLNNWIRRLCFTNSMKSLRIETIRMKIIKVAGKLVKSSRYLKFKLCSSCAYQNEFWHILKNINSLPLLN
- a CDS encoding 3-deoxy-7-phosphoheptulonate synthase, translating into MSFVNVRKIPSPEEIKEITPLADNLKRIKAERDEEIKKIFSGNSDKFVVIIGPCSADDENSVCDYVNRLAKVNEKVKDKLFIVPRIYTNKPRTTGEGYKGMFHQPDPEKSPNILEGLISIRKMFIRAIEESGLTPADEMLYPSNYMYCDDLLTYVAIGARSVENQQHRLTASGIDVPVGMKNPTSGDLSVMFNSIQAAHAKHNFLYRHNEVNTTGNPYAHAIMRGSVNKHGNNIPNYHYEDLMRVSELYGECNFPYPSVIVDANHANSMKKFAEQPRIVKEILYSRGYNNDLKKLVKGVMIESYIEEGSQKIDEHIYGKSITDPCLGWAATEQLLYYIAEQV
- a CDS encoding cytochrome b5 domain-containing protein; this encodes MSIYFDLKTINELTGSNSFRQPKELTLDDLSQYDGRGGKPAYVAIEGVVYDVSNESNWSGGTHHGLNAGQDLTDQFNSCHGMMQILNNAPKVGILVDDNNMRDMNFDINENMKRQVKQNTSNFRPDDWIRYIEPIVSYSLNDTSQGAGLQGVGARRSYQKAILLGVLVGLGKTPQEAITQVQQWQNTGATTLLGGPSTGGTTSGGMGTGGTTGGGMGTGGTTGGGMGTGGTTGGGTGTGGSTGGGMGTGGTTSGGMGTGGTTSGGMGAGGTTGGGMGIGGTTRDESIVRNRLFFD
- a CDS encoding NUDIX hydrolase, producing the protein MEWIDAVKEYNPCNEQEMKDREIILKYSRIFDDILTRDNEIIHMTSSAFVINKSRSKVLMVYHNIYNSWAWTGGHADGEKDLLFVAIKEAGEETGVKKLIPVNNEIASIDILPVFGHIKKGKFVSPHLHASLAYIIEADETEELIVKPDENSAVKWIPIDEINIFSNELHMKKVYDKIVSKIKNL
- a CDS encoding 2'-5' RNA ligase family protein, which translates into the protein MRYVIVSVVHGEAGDFNNNLRKELFRKFKAKSSKLPAHFTIKAPFEYDDVITDLNNVLDEFIKVEKAEPFTIDRYDHFDDRVIFMKVNMSKEAKEVHDRLIDKMSEIPYVTFDRKDEKNKTFHVTLASKNLKSIYDKVWDYIHGYNCEFKCSFDNITIYKWEEGTWKLYKEFRLS